A single Streptomyces mirabilis DNA region contains:
- the clpS gene encoding ATP-dependent Clp protease adapter ClpS: protein MGRVTAPAPLEIEKTESAEEVFAVPEPDVPWVTIVHNDPVNLMSYVTYVFQTYFGYTKDKATKLMLDVHHKGRAVVSSGTREEMERDVQAMHGYGLWATLQQDRK from the coding sequence ATGGGCCGTGTGACCGCTCCCGCACCCCTAGAGATCGAAAAGACCGAGTCGGCGGAGGAGGTCTTCGCCGTACCCGAGCCCGACGTCCCCTGGGTCACCATCGTGCACAACGACCCGGTCAACCTCATGAGCTATGTGACGTATGTCTTCCAGACGTACTTCGGCTACACCAAGGACAAGGCCACCAAGCTCATGCTCGACGTCCATCACAAGGGCCGGGCGGTCGTCTCCAGCGGCACGCGCGAGGAGATGGAGCGCGACGTACAGGCCATGCACGGCTACGGTCTGTGGGCCACCCTTCAGCAGGACCGGAAGTAG
- a CDS encoding DUF2017 domain-containing protein, which yields MPGHFEPLPGGGAAVALDEVEISIIRSLAVQLLELIGPGPAENAPDDPLAELFAEGPSEPPSDPVLQRLFPDAYGGPDVEAASPEQAEEQRAYSSEFRRFTENDLRAGKRENALAVIRSLDALTTAGDGGAVLKLSPEESEQWLRALNDLRLAIGARLDVVDEEDTDLLYRLPDEDPRKPMVMAYLWLGGLQETLVETLMH from the coding sequence ATGCCAGGACACTTCGAACCGCTCCCCGGCGGCGGCGCGGCCGTCGCGCTCGACGAGGTCGAGATCTCCATCATCCGCTCCCTCGCCGTACAGCTCCTGGAGCTCATCGGTCCCGGCCCCGCGGAGAACGCCCCCGACGACCCGCTCGCCGAACTGTTCGCGGAGGGTCCCAGCGAACCGCCCTCCGACCCCGTGCTCCAGCGCCTCTTCCCGGACGCCTACGGCGGCCCCGACGTCGAGGCGGCCTCGCCGGAACAGGCGGAGGAGCAGCGTGCGTACTCCTCCGAGTTCCGCCGCTTCACCGAGAACGACCTGCGCGCCGGCAAGCGCGAGAACGCCCTTGCGGTGATCCGCTCGCTGGACGCCCTCACCACGGCGGGCGACGGCGGCGCGGTCCTCAAGCTCTCCCCCGAAGAGTCCGAGCAGTGGCTGCGCGCCCTCAACGACCTGCGCCTGGCGATCGGCGCCCGGCTCGACGTCGTCGACGAGGAGGACACCGACCTCCTCTACCGCCTCCCGGACGAGGACCCGCGCAAGCCGATGGTGATGGCGTACCTGTGGCTGGGCGGTCTCCAGGAGACGCTCGTCGAGACGCTGATGCACTGA
- a CDS encoding amino acid permease codes for MTSSQVDKTDEPRAGSEAVGGDAPEEGYERGLGSRQVQMIAIGGAIGVGLFLGAGANIAKAGPSLIFMYALAGVIIFFIMRALGELLLYRPVSGSFAEYSREFLGPFFGYFTGWTYWLMWVVTGMAELTAAAIYVHYWFPSIPQWVTALVFLIVLFVANLISVKLFGEIEFWFSMVKVTALIGMIVIGLGVLTFGFSSAGDTASVANLWQFDGFFPKGIGSSLMTLQGVMFAYLAVELVGVTAGESEDPEKTLPKAINTLPWRIALFYVGALTVILCVVKWTEFAPGVSPFVEAFAKIGIPAGAGIVNFVVLTAALSSCNSGMYSTGRMLRTLADNGEAPKVFSRLSSTKTPAIGITVSMLFMGIGVILNYIVPEKAFGYVTSVATAAGIWTWLMILVSHILYRRAVDAGRLPASSFPAPGGAKCSWIAVVFLLFVTGLIAYDADSRVCLYVMAGWAAALAIGWWVLKARNPQVTERREPAFEKVG; via the coding sequence ATGACCTCGTCGCAGGTCGACAAGACCGACGAGCCGCGTGCCGGCAGTGAGGCCGTGGGCGGCGACGCCCCCGAAGAGGGGTACGAGCGCGGGCTCGGCAGTCGCCAGGTCCAGATGATCGCGATCGGCGGCGCCATCGGCGTCGGCCTCTTCCTGGGCGCCGGGGCGAACATCGCCAAGGCGGGGCCCAGCCTCATCTTCATGTACGCCCTCGCAGGCGTGATCATCTTCTTCATCATGCGGGCGCTCGGCGAGCTGCTCCTGTACCGCCCGGTCTCGGGCTCCTTCGCGGAGTACTCCCGCGAGTTCCTCGGCCCGTTCTTCGGCTACTTCACCGGCTGGACGTACTGGCTGATGTGGGTGGTCACCGGCATGGCGGAACTCACCGCCGCCGCGATCTACGTCCACTACTGGTTCCCGTCCATCCCCCAATGGGTGACGGCGCTGGTCTTCCTGATCGTCCTCTTCGTGGCGAACCTGATCTCGGTGAAGCTCTTCGGAGAGATCGAGTTCTGGTTCTCGATGGTCAAGGTCACCGCCCTGATCGGCATGATCGTGATCGGCCTCGGCGTCCTCACCTTCGGCTTCAGCTCGGCCGGTGACACGGCCTCCGTCGCCAACCTCTGGCAGTTCGACGGCTTCTTCCCCAAGGGCATCGGCTCGTCCCTGATGACCCTCCAGGGCGTCATGTTCGCCTACCTCGCCGTCGAGCTCGTCGGTGTCACGGCCGGCGAGTCCGAGGACCCGGAGAAGACCCTCCCCAAGGCGATCAACACCCTCCCGTGGCGCATCGCGCTCTTCTACGTCGGCGCGCTCACGGTCATCCTCTGCGTCGTGAAGTGGACGGAGTTCGCCCCGGGCGTCAGCCCCTTCGTCGAGGCCTTCGCGAAGATCGGCATCCCGGCCGGCGCCGGCATCGTCAACTTCGTGGTCCTGACCGCCGCCCTGTCCTCCTGCAACTCCGGCATGTACTCCACGGGCCGCATGCTGCGCACCCTGGCGGACAACGGCGAGGCCCCCAAGGTCTTCAGCAGGCTCTCCTCGACCAAGACCCCGGCGATCGGCATCACCGTCTCCATGCTCTTCATGGGCATCGGCGTGATCCTGAACTACATCGTCCCGGAGAAGGCCTTCGGCTACGTCACCTCCGTGGCCACCGCCGCCGGCATCTGGACCTGGCTGATGATCCTGGTCAGCCACATCCTCTACCGCCGCGCGGTCGACGCCGGACGCCTGCCCGCCTCCTCCTTCCCGGCCCCGGGCGGAGCGAAGTGCAGCTGGATCGCGGTCGTCTTCCTGCTCTTCGTCACAGGCCTCATCGCCTACGACGCCGACTCCCGCGTCTGCCTGTACGTGATGGCCGGCTGGGCCGCGGCCCTGGCCATCGGCTGGTGGGTGCTCAAGGCACGCAACCCCCAGGTCACCGAGCGCCGCGAGCCGGCGTTCGAGAAGGTCGGCTGA
- a CDS encoding Mov34/MPN/PAD-1 family protein: MLTITQALVDQIVAHARQDHPDEACGVVAGPAGSGRPERFIPMLNAARSPTFYEFDSGDLLKLYREMDDRDEEPVIIYHSHTATEAYPSRTDISYANEPVAHYVLVSTADADDAGPFQFRSYRIVEGEVTEEEVTVVDAY; the protein is encoded by the coding sequence ATGCTGACCATCACCCAGGCCCTCGTCGACCAGATCGTCGCGCACGCGCGCCAGGACCACCCCGACGAGGCATGCGGCGTCGTCGCGGGCCCGGCCGGCTCGGGCCGCCCCGAGCGCTTCATCCCGATGCTCAACGCCGCCCGCTCGCCCACGTTCTACGAATTCGACTCCGGCGACCTGCTGAAGCTGTACCGCGAGATGGACGACCGCGACGAGGAGCCGGTGATCATCTACCACTCCCACACGGCGACCGAGGCGTACCCCTCCCGCACCGACATCTCGTACGCCAACGAGCCCGTCGCGCACTACGTCCTCGTCTCCACGGCGGACGCGGACGACGCGGGTCCGTTCCAGTTCCGCTCGTACCGGATCGTCGAGGGAGAGGTGACGGAGGAGGAGGTCACGGTCGTGGACGCGTACTGA
- a CDS encoding putative leader peptide produces MVSQDVSDKTPGMLLVARLHVDLCRLQSAICTR; encoded by the coding sequence ATGGTTTCCCAGGACGTGAGCGACAAGACGCCGGGCATGCTGCTCGTGGCGCGGCTGCACGTCGACCTGTGCAGGCTGCAGAGCGCCATCTGTACGCGCTGA
- a CDS encoding MoaD/ThiS family protein, with protein MAIEVRIPTILRTYTGGEKAVEGGGATLAELFADLETRHAGIQARIVDDGQLRRFVNVYLNDEDVRFLDGINTKLTDGDNVTILPAVAGGMV; from the coding sequence ATGGCCATCGAGGTCCGCATCCCCACCATCCTCCGCACCTACACCGGCGGCGAGAAGGCCGTCGAGGGCGGCGGCGCGACCCTCGCCGAGCTCTTCGCCGACCTCGAGACCCGGCACGCGGGCATCCAGGCCCGGATCGTCGACGACGGCCAGCTGCGCCGCTTCGTCAACGTGTACCTGAACGACGAGGACGTCCGCTTTCTCGACGGCATCAACACCAAGCTCACCGACGGCGACAACGTGACGATCCTGCCGGCCGTGGCCGGCGGCATGGTCTGA
- a CDS encoding PLP-dependent cysteine synthase family protein, protein MRYDSPLAAVGNTPLVRLPRLSPSADVRIWAKLEDRNPTGSVKDRPALHMVEQAEKDGRLTPGCTILEPTSGNTGISLAMAAKLKGYRMVCVMPENTSQERRDLLAMWGAEIISSPAAGGSNTAVRVAKELSAEHPDWVMLYQYGNPDNAGAHYATTGPEILADLPSITHFVAGLGTTGTLMGVGRYLRENKPDVKIVAAEPRYDDLVYGLRNLDEGFVPELYDASVLTSRFSVGSADAVTRTRELLQQEGIFAGVSTGAALHAAIGVGKKALAAGESADIVFVVADGGWKYLSTGVYTAATTEEAIETLQGQLWA, encoded by the coding sequence ATGCGCTACGACTCCCCGCTCGCCGCGGTGGGCAACACCCCTCTGGTGCGCCTGCCACGGCTTTCGCCGTCCGCCGACGTCCGGATCTGGGCGAAGCTGGAGGACCGCAACCCGACGGGTTCGGTCAAGGACCGCCCGGCCCTCCACATGGTCGAACAGGCGGAGAAGGACGGCCGGTTGACGCCGGGCTGCACGATCCTGGAGCCGACGAGCGGGAACACCGGCATCTCGCTGGCCATGGCGGCGAAGCTCAAGGGCTACCGCATGGTGTGCGTGATGCCGGAGAACACCTCTCAGGAGCGGCGGGACCTGCTGGCCATGTGGGGCGCGGAGATCATCTCCAGCCCCGCGGCCGGCGGTTCCAACACCGCCGTGCGCGTCGCGAAGGAACTGTCGGCCGAGCACCCCGACTGGGTGATGCTCTACCAGTACGGGAACCCCGACAACGCGGGCGCCCACTACGCGACGACGGGCCCCGAAATCCTGGCGGACCTCCCCTCCATCACGCACTTCGTCGCTGGCCTCGGCACGACGGGCACCCTGATGGGCGTCGGCCGCTACCTCCGGGAGAACAAGCCGGACGTGAAGATCGTCGCCGCGGAGCCGCGCTACGACGACCTGGTGTACGGCCTGCGCAACCTGGACGAGGGGTTCGTCCCCGAGCTGTACGACGCGTCGGTCCTCACCTCCCGCTTCTCGGTCGGCTCCGCCGACGCGGTCACCCGCACCCGTGAGCTCCTCCAGCAGGAGGGCATCTTCGCGGGTGTCTCCACCGGGGCCGCGCTGCACGCCGCGATCGGTGTCGGCAAGAAGGCGCTCGCCGCCGGTGAGTCCGCCGACATCGTCTTCGTCGTCGCCGACGGCGGCTGGAAGTACCTGTCGACGGGCGTCTACACCGCCGCGACCACAGAAGAAGCCATCGAAACCCTCCAGGGTCAGCTCTGGGCGTAG
- a CDS encoding type II toxin-antitoxin system PemK/MazF family toxin → MDTSWWLALAAVVLLALVATLVDGWGRRGRRGRRGDRAAGRTRPPGRRERPRIPRPRPAEIWWAKVPYEDGPGEKDRPCLVLAVRGERVTVAKITSKYHDERAGVIPLPPGAVGDAHGRASFLETDELREVPLWEFRRRVGVVDPVLWDQVRYLAG, encoded by the coding sequence ATGGACACGTCCTGGTGGCTCGCGTTGGCGGCCGTGGTGCTGCTCGCGCTGGTCGCGACGCTGGTGGACGGCTGGGGGCGCCGTGGACGCCGTGGGCGCCGAGGAGACCGGGCCGCCGGTCGGACGCGGCCGCCCGGGCGGCGGGAACGGCCGCGGATACCTCGGCCGCGGCCGGCGGAGATCTGGTGGGCGAAGGTTCCGTACGAGGACGGGCCCGGGGAGAAGGACCGGCCGTGTCTGGTGCTGGCCGTGCGGGGCGAACGGGTGACCGTCGCGAAGATCACGAGCAAGTACCACGACGAGCGGGCCGGGGTGATTCCGCTGCCGCCGGGTGCCGTCGGCGATGCGCACGGGCGGGCGAGCTTCCTGGAGACGGATGAGCTGCGCGAGGTGCCCTTGTGGGAGTTCCGACGGCGGGTGGGGGTGGTGGATCCGGTGCTCTGGGACCAGGTCCGCTACCTGGCCGGCTGA
- a CDS encoding MBL fold metallo-hydrolase yields MKLTVVGCSGSFPSAESACSSYLVEADGFRLLLDMGNGALGELQRHCGLYDLDAIFLSHLHADHCIDMCAYFVARYYRHDGGRCDPLPVYGPEGTEQRLTTAYADTPTASSMSEVFDFHTVKPATFEIGPFTVHTERVRHPVEAYGIRIEHGGKSLTYSGDTGVTDALDELARDTDLFLCEAAFTHGKENIPDLHLNGREAGESADRAGARRLLLTHIPPWTDPRINLADARAVYSGPADLATPRATYEI; encoded by the coding sequence ATGAAGCTCACCGTCGTCGGCTGCTCGGGGTCGTTCCCGTCCGCGGAATCGGCCTGCTCGAGCTACCTCGTCGAGGCCGACGGCTTCAGGCTGCTTCTCGACATGGGCAATGGTGCCCTTGGCGAGCTGCAGCGCCACTGCGGTCTCTACGACCTCGACGCGATCTTCCTCAGCCATCTGCACGCCGACCACTGCATCGACATGTGCGCCTACTTCGTCGCGCGCTACTACCGTCACGACGGCGGTCGCTGCGACCCGCTCCCCGTCTACGGACCCGAGGGCACGGAACAGCGACTGACCACCGCATACGCGGACACTCCCACCGCCTCCTCGATGAGCGAGGTCTTCGACTTCCACACCGTCAAACCGGCCACGTTCGAGATCGGCCCGTTCACCGTGCACACGGAGCGGGTGCGCCATCCCGTGGAGGCGTACGGCATCCGTATCGAACACGGCGGGAAGTCGCTGACCTACTCCGGGGACACCGGCGTCACCGACGCGCTGGACGAACTCGCCCGGGACACCGACCTGTTCCTCTGCGAGGCCGCGTTCACGCACGGCAAGGAGAACATCCCCGACCTGCACCTCAACGGCCGCGAGGCGGGTGAGAGCGCCGATCGCGCCGGCGCCCGCCGCCTGCTGCTCACCCACATCCCGCCGTGGACGGACCCCCGGATCAACCTGGCCGACGCCCGCGCGGTGTACTCGGGCCCCGCGGATCTGGCGACGCCCCGGGCGACGTACGAGATCTAG
- a CDS encoding PTS transporter subunit EIIC, protein MSTASAAPAADKKKGSGAMAVLQRIGRSLMLPVAVLPAAALLVRLGNTDMLGRASFPTFLTKIAGFMTAGGNAILDNMALLFAVGIAIGFAKKSDGSTALAAVVGYLVFKNVLATFTDKNLPKVATAVDGKVVMVNAPVDAKVLGGVVMGIVVALLYQKFYRTKLPDWAGFFGGRRLVPILSAFAGLLIGIVFGYIWPVLGTGLHNFGEKLVGSGAVGAGIFGVANRALIPIGMHHLLNSYPWFQAGDYHGKSGDIARFLAGDPTAGQFMTGFFPIMMFGLPAACLAIVHCARPERRKVVGGMMLSIALTSFVTGVTEPIEFTFMFIAPVLYAIHAVLTGISLALTWALGMKDGFGFSAGAVDFGLNLGIATNPWGLVLVGLCFGVVYYAVFRFAITKWNLPTPGRESDEELAELLKAEAK, encoded by the coding sequence GTGTCCACGGCCAGTGCCGCTCCCGCGGCCGACAAGAAGAAGGGCTCCGGCGCGATGGCTGTCCTGCAGCGCATCGGCCGTAGCCTGATGCTGCCGGTCGCCGTACTGCCCGCCGCCGCGCTCCTCGTGCGTCTCGGCAACACCGACATGCTGGGACGCGCGTCCTTCCCCACGTTCCTCACCAAGATCGCCGGCTTTATGACGGCCGGTGGCAACGCGATCCTCGACAATATGGCATTGCTGTTCGCCGTGGGCATCGCGATCGGCTTCGCGAAGAAGTCGGACGGCTCGACGGCGCTCGCCGCGGTGGTCGGTTACCTGGTCTTCAAGAACGTGCTGGCGACGTTCACCGACAAGAACCTGCCGAAGGTGGCCACGGCCGTCGACGGCAAGGTGGTCATGGTGAACGCCCCCGTGGACGCCAAGGTCCTGGGCGGTGTGGTGATGGGCATAGTCGTCGCCCTGCTGTACCAGAAGTTCTACCGGACGAAGCTGCCCGACTGGGCGGGCTTCTTCGGCGGCCGCCGGCTCGTCCCGATCCTGTCCGCGTTCGCCGGTCTGCTGATCGGCATCGTCTTCGGCTACATCTGGCCGGTCCTCGGCACGGGTCTGCACAACTTCGGTGAGAAGCTGGTCGGTTCGGGCGCCGTCGGCGCCGGCATCTTCGGTGTCGCCAACCGTGCGCTGATCCCGATCGGCATGCACCACCTGCTGAACTCCTACCCGTGGTTCCAGGCGGGCGACTACCACGGCAAGAGCGGTGACATCGCGCGCTTCCTGGCCGGCGACCCGACCGCGGGCCAGTTCATGACCGGCTTCTTCCCGATCATGATGTTCGGCCTCCCGGCCGCGTGCCTGGCGATCGTGCACTGCGCCCGCCCCGAGCGCCGCAAGGTCGTCGGCGGCATGATGCTCTCGATCGCGCTGACCTCGTTCGTGACGGGTGTGACCGAGCCGATCGAATTCACGTTCATGTTCATCGCGCCGGTCCTGTACGCCATCCACGCGGTCCTCACCGGCATCTCGCTGGCGCTGACCTGGGCGCTCGGCATGAAGGACGGTTTCGGCTTCTCGGCCGGCGCGGTCGACTTCGGCCTGAACCTCGGCATCGCGACCAACCCGTGGGGCCTGGTCCTGGTGGGCCTGTGCTTCGGAGTGGTCTACTACGCGGTCTTCCGCTTCGCGATCACGAAGTGGAACCTCCCCACGCCGGGCCGCGAGTCCGACGAGGAGCTGGCGGAGCTGCTGAAGGCGGAGGCCAAGTAG
- a CDS encoding PTS transporter subunit EIIC, whose translation MSADSAPAPARARWNKLFQGLQKMGRSLQLPIAVLPAAGILNRFGQPDMFGSDGLGWDSVSKVMKGAGGALLDGSLGLPLLFCVGVSIGMAKKADGSTALAAVAGFLVYFGVLHQFPESCAQQAKVIQNIGCQLPDTSVTAFTYQNPGVFGGIVMGLLTAHFWQRFHRTRLVDWLGFFNGRRLVPIIMSFVAIVFAALCLWIWPPIGDALQTFSDWLVGLGAWGAGVFGVANRALLVIGLHQFLNVPVWFQFGSYTTPDGTVVHGDINMFLQGDPNAGQFTSGFFPIMMFALPAACLAMTHCARPHRRKEIGGMMLSLALTSFVTGITEPIEYSFVFIAPVLYAVHALLTGVSMAVTWGLGVHDGFSFSAGLIDYVINWNLATRPWAIIPIGLCFAVLYYVIFRFAITKFDLKTPGRESEEEHEDTTKA comes from the coding sequence ATGAGTGCCGACAGCGCCCCCGCGCCCGCACGGGCCCGCTGGAACAAGCTGTTCCAGGGGCTGCAGAAGATGGGCCGCAGCCTCCAGCTCCCCATCGCGGTACTGCCTGCCGCGGGCATTCTCAACCGCTTCGGCCAGCCCGACATGTTCGGCTCGGACGGACTCGGCTGGGACAGCGTCTCCAAGGTCATGAAGGGCGCCGGCGGGGCGCTGCTCGACGGCTCGCTGGGGCTGCCCCTGCTGTTCTGCGTGGGCGTGTCCATCGGCATGGCCAAGAAGGCGGACGGCTCCACCGCGCTCGCGGCGGTCGCGGGGTTCCTCGTCTACTTCGGCGTGCTGCACCAGTTCCCCGAGAGCTGTGCGCAGCAGGCGAAGGTCATCCAGAACATCGGCTGCCAGCTGCCCGACACCTCCGTGACGGCGTTCACGTACCAGAATCCGGGGGTCTTCGGCGGCATCGTGATGGGGCTGCTGACCGCCCACTTCTGGCAGCGGTTCCACCGCACCAGGCTGGTCGACTGGCTCGGCTTCTTCAACGGGCGCCGGCTCGTGCCGATCATCATGTCGTTCGTCGCCATCGTGTTCGCCGCGCTGTGCCTGTGGATCTGGCCGCCGATCGGCGACGCCCTGCAGACCTTCAGCGACTGGCTGGTCGGTCTGGGCGCGTGGGGCGCGGGTGTGTTCGGCGTGGCCAACCGCGCGCTGCTGGTGATCGGCCTGCACCAGTTCCTGAACGTGCCCGTCTGGTTCCAGTTCGGCAGCTACACGACGCCGGACGGGACGGTGGTGCACGGTGACATCAACATGTTCCTGCAGGGCGACCCGAACGCGGGTCAATTCACCTCGGGCTTCTTCCCCATCATGATGTTCGCGCTGCCGGCCGCCTGCCTGGCCATGACCCACTGCGCGAGGCCGCACCGCCGCAAGGAGATCGGCGGCATGATGCTCTCCCTCGCGCTGACGTCGTTCGTCACCGGCATCACCGAACCGATCGAGTACTCCTTCGTGTTCATCGCGCCGGTGCTGTACGCCGTCCACGCGCTGCTCACCGGTGTCTCCATGGCGGTGACCTGGGGGCTGGGCGTGCACGACGGCTTCAGCTTCTCCGCCGGTCTCATCGACTACGTCATCAACTGGAACCTGGCGACGAGACCGTGGGCGATCATCCCGATCGGGCTGTGCTTCGCCGTCCTGTACTACGTGATCTTCCGGTTCGCGATCACGAAGTTCGACCTGAAGACTCCGGGGAGGGAGTCGGAGGAGGAGCACGAGGACACGACCAAGGCGTAG
- a CDS encoding glucose PTS transporter subunit EIIB — translation MATKAEKIVAGLGGIDNIEEVEGCITRLRTEVVDPSKVDEAALKAAGAHGVVKMGTAIQVVIGTDADPIAADIEDMM, via the coding sequence ATGGCCACGAAGGCTGAGAAGATCGTCGCCGGGCTCGGCGGCATCGACAACATCGAAGAGGTCGAGGGCTGCATCACCCGCCTGCGTACCGAGGTCGTGGACCCGAGCAAGGTCGACGAGGCCGCCCTGAAGGCCGCCGGCGCCCACGGCGTCGTCAAGATGGGCACCGCCATCCAGGTCGTCATCGGTACCGACGCCGACCCCATCGCCGCGGACATCGAAGACATGATGTGA
- the rph gene encoding ribonuclease PH has product MSRIDGRTPEQLRPITIQRGWSKHAEGSVLVSFGDTKVFCTASVTEGVPRWRKGSGEGWVTAEYSMLPRATNTRGDRESVRGKIGGRTHEISRLIGRSLRAVVDYKALGENTIVLDCDVLQADGGTRTAAITGAYVALADAITWAQAKKLVKPGRKPLTGTVSAVSVGIVGGIPLLDLCYEEDVKADTDMNVVCTGDGRFVEVQGTAEAEPFDRKELNALLDLAVAGCDELAAIQRAALEATAE; this is encoded by the coding sequence ATGTCTCGAATCGACGGCCGCACCCCCGAACAACTGCGCCCCATCACCATCCAGCGCGGCTGGAGCAAGCACGCCGAGGGCTCCGTCCTCGTCTCCTTCGGCGACACCAAGGTGTTCTGCACCGCCTCCGTCACCGAGGGCGTCCCGCGCTGGCGCAAGGGCAGCGGAGAGGGCTGGGTCACCGCCGAGTACTCCATGCTTCCCCGCGCCACGAACACCCGCGGAGACCGCGAGTCGGTCCGCGGCAAGATCGGCGGCCGTACGCACGAGATCTCGCGCCTCATCGGCCGCTCCCTGCGCGCCGTCGTCGACTACAAGGCGCTCGGCGAGAACACCATCGTCCTCGACTGCGACGTCCTCCAGGCCGACGGCGGCACGCGCACGGCGGCCATCACCGGCGCGTACGTGGCACTGGCCGACGCGATCACCTGGGCGCAGGCCAAGAAGCTGGTCAAGCCCGGCCGCAAGCCCCTGACCGGCACCGTCTCCGCCGTCTCGGTCGGCATCGTCGGCGGGATCCCTCTCCTGGACCTCTGCTACGAGGAGGACGTGAAGGCCGACACCGACATGAACGTCGTCTGCACCGGCGACGGACGCTTCGTCGAGGTCCAGGGCACCGCGGAGGCCGAGCCCTTCGACCGCAAGGAGCTGAACGCCCTGCTCGATCTCGCCGTCGCCGGCTGCGACGAGCTCGCGGCGATCCAGCGGGCGGCCCTCGAGGCAACCGCGGAATAG
- the rdgB gene encoding RdgB/HAM1 family non-canonical purine NTP pyrophosphatase, whose product MTRLILATRNAGKITELKAILADAGLAHDLVGADAYPDIPDVRETGVTFAENALLKAHALAQATGLPAVADDSGLCVDVLNGAPGIFSARWAGRHGDDRANLDLLLAQLSDIDEVHRGAHFACAAALALPDGTERVVEGQLRGTLRHTPTGTNGFGYDPILQPEGEKRTCAELSPEEKNAISHRGKAFRGLVPVVRELLG is encoded by the coding sequence ATGACCCGCCTGATCCTCGCCACCCGCAACGCCGGAAAGATCACCGAGCTGAAGGCGATCCTCGCCGACGCCGGTCTCGCCCATGACCTCGTCGGCGCGGACGCCTACCCGGACATCCCCGACGTCAGGGAAACCGGCGTCACCTTCGCCGAGAACGCCCTCCTCAAGGCCCACGCCCTGGCCCAGGCCACCGGCCTGCCCGCCGTCGCCGACGACTCCGGCCTCTGCGTGGACGTCCTGAACGGCGCCCCCGGCATCTTCTCCGCCCGCTGGGCGGGACGGCACGGGGACGATCGCGCGAACCTGGACCTTCTCCTGGCCCAGCTCTCCGACATCGACGAAGTCCACAGGGGCGCCCACTTTGCCTGCGCGGCGGCGCTCGCCCTGCCGGACGGCACGGAGCGCGTCGTCGAGGGCCAGCTGCGGGGCACGTTGCGCCACACCCCGACCGGCACGAACGGCTTCGGCTACGACCCGATCCTCCAGCCGGAGGGGGAGAAGCGGACGTGCGCGGAGCTCTCCCCCGAGGAGAAGAACGCGATCAGCCACCGGGGGAAGGCGTTCCGGGGGCTGGTGCCGGTGGTTCGGGAGTTGTTGGGCTGA
- a CDS encoding HNH endonuclease, with amino-acid sequence MPVSPYTQERLDEAARSSRTLSEALTKLGVDPKSSTRRYLNERMKKLDVDISHFEHEGVRWTKDLRRALRETGVPEHCAKCGTAPEWNGKPMALEIDHINGDWSDDRRENLRLLCPNCHAITSTWCRGGKQRRT; translated from the coding sequence ATGCCGGTCAGCCCGTATACCCAGGAGCGTTTGGATGAGGCGGCGAGGTCGTCGCGGACGTTGTCGGAAGCGTTGACGAAACTTGGGGTGGATCCGAAGAGTTCGACGCGGCGGTATCTGAACGAGCGTATGAAGAAGCTGGACGTGGACATCTCGCACTTCGAGCACGAAGGGGTGCGGTGGACGAAAGATCTGCGTCGGGCGCTTCGCGAGACCGGAGTTCCCGAGCACTGCGCCAAGTGCGGCACGGCTCCCGAGTGGAACGGGAAACCCATGGCACTGGAGATCGACCACATCAACGGCGACTGGAGCGACGACCGGCGCGAGAACCTGCGGCTGCTGTGTCCCAACTGTCACGCGATCACCAGCACGTGGTGCAGGGGCGGAAAACAACGTCGTACGTAG